ccagaaaattttaatgaTGCAAGTTTGAAAATGACCAGAGgctattatataatatataatttttgtttatactGTCTATAATTAATGGGAATTTTAGAGATAATCCTATCAACGAAGATTAATTGTTTCTGGGGGTATACCAGGGTATATTATGTTCTTCTTAGTTGTAggcctttttaaaatatataaatattttaattaatatatttttattatctaattaaataataaatagccGGGTAACATTTATCTATTGATATCCTTTAACAAAGTTTGGTTTTCCAATCTCTCTCTCTTATTTCCATGACATAATCAAAGGCAAATTAACGGTTCGAAACCCCTATATATGGAAACCCCCTTCATCCCATTTTGGCATGGCTTAGTTGCCTCTTTTTGTGTGTCCTTGCCACATAGCTTGCCACCCGGAATGCCTCCTGCCGCATTGCAACTGTTGACAAATCTCTTTTTAAGAGCGCGCTTAAAACGTCATTTGAACGGCGTTTGCTGTGTTtttttccaatattttttagtCGATTTCTTTGCCGCCCCGCATCAGGGCGTTGTGTaaccagcatcagcatcagcaggaACAGGAGCAGAAGCCCACATCGAAGAGCTAAACCAATCAATATTTAACACATTTAACCCTTTGACGACACCAACAATGCCACGCCTGCGTCCCGCTGATCGTTCTGCGTAAAATTAgcataaaatttgaattttacaGCCAAGTGAAGCGTATGCAGCGCGTGATTGACAGCAGTCGAATTCAATTGAAGTCGAGGAGGGCCGCACAGCTCCCAGTCCGTGctatgaaatgaaataaaataaaatttaattcaaataaaaccaatttttgGAGCTCAGCCGGCCTCAACACCCACCCGCACATCCAGTCCGCAGCCCACCGCAGAAATAGGTACGCCAGGCCAACCCTTGGGCTCTAGGTCGGACGACCTTGCGGCAAAACTTTCCATAGGGCGTCATGTTtttttcttccattttttttatattttccttcCTTTTTTGGCGAATTTCTTTCTTgccatttgttgttgttatttttctgCCGAAAGGATGCACAGCGAATTGGCAATGTATTGGCGGCAGCGGCTCCAggatgtttttctttttccagGCGGGCTCCAGGCCTGCTGTGACTCGAGTTTGTCAAGTGAAGGGGGAAATTGGAATGGTGAAAATCCTTGGGAGGAGAGATGGATTTTCGGGGCACGCAAATCAATGATGCTtgcttttgaagatttttCCTAGGGAAATTCAATTTTGTCATGGCAATTGcaatatatttttacttttgggGTATTTATGGCACAAAATTGGGAATGatatatacttttaaaaatctttagaAGGATATAATTAGGATCTATTGATTTTGAGATCCTTAGTTAATATTTATAGCTccttaatattaaaacaagagTATCCCTTGCATGTCTAGAGGCTTCGCTTATCCCGTCTCTTTGTTTTATAATTCAATTTAGTGAAAGTACATGGCATACTGTGTATATGAGCAACAGGCTGGCCCATAACACTTCAGTCATaacaatgaaaatgaaaataaaaaataatcatataATATAGTGGAGCATATACGCAGAACAGAAGCAAATTGAGACAAGCATGCCATTGCCACACACGCCGCTCAGGAGCCCACTACAATGATATTTTTGCCATTGTTTGAAGTCATGTAGGCCAGAGGAGCAGCAGGGCTTGGTACCACAGGGAGGTGGTAGCAGCAACAGTTGACTTTTATGCCTGACATGATGCTGCGCGGCTTTATGCCATCACTCGGtttacttttcatttttcccCTTGCATAATTTCAAACTGATATGCAGTTCAGTTCAGATGGCGGCCCACaaggcgtatgagtaatattcgTAACAATGCCCATAATTGTCACTGTTTGGAGCAGGTGATGTTCTGGAACTGAGTTGCAACCGAGCAGCAGTCAGTGCGGTTTCATGTAGCTACAAGTTTGTTGCAACGTGTCTCATTAAAACCATAATGAGCCCAAATAACAAACTTTTCAATGAGGTACATGTTACTATGCAAACTATGGAattaaaagtttcttttttatataaaacacTGAAAAAAGACTATACTGtttgtttaaagtttaagctATTTCTTTAAAGTCACTAACCAAAAACCTattccatttttattttcaaataaagtTAAACCACAAATAAATTCATTGTCTAGACTGGGCTGCAATTGTTGTGTGCTGGACGGTGGTATTATTTTAGCCAACTGCAATATATCATTCTGCATGTGGCATAGCATATTAGCGTTGGTTTTTCACACACATTTTCACACATTTTCATTTCTGAACAAATTACGTACATTATTGCGGAACAAAAGTGAAAAGGACCCAtggcaacaaaagcaacaatgGCTGAACCCTTTTCGCTGGGGAAGGATTTTGGTTATGGGGTATGGGGTTACTGTGGAGGTGCTGTGGCATTATGAAAATGCTTTAAGCAgaaaattggatttttttttcggacCCCCTCTCTGAATGGAAAacaaagcaacagcaacaacaacaaaaaaccaagCAGGTTGGCAATAACAGTAAAGCCCCGgtagcaacaaaaaataataagtattAAACATCACCCGAAAGAGCggcgaaacaaaaaataaatgttagatATGCTGACAAAGGTAATACAATAAATACGAAATGACGTTGCCGGCACGGCTGCTgttaatgttaaattttaCGTAGCATACTTTGGGGCATCCTAAAGGTATCGTCAGGGGTTGGATGGATGAAATTTTTGTTAGGAGCAGTAGGGTATGGTTCGGTTGCTTTTTGTTAGTTCGGAATCGTGCCGATTGTACtgttttcggttctgtttgggttctttaatttcattttaggccattcttatttatttaacattactttttattttatggcccACATAAAGCGGCAGCACTTTCACACTCCCCAGCCATGCCACCTAGAGTGCCCCCCAAGGCATAaggtaaacaaaattaaatttaattttaaccaaattaaatcttatttccttttttttatagtttcgGGCATAAATCAAGAACGCATTGCCCCCTAATTGTTTAATCGCGAGTGTAAACTGTGATAAGCCTCGCCCATAAAAAGATAACCCACTGATAAGCCACACTACCTTGTGAATACTCTGAATCATGCGACACTCGAATCCatgtatttataaaattcCATTCCATTTGTCATGTGTTTGCCCAAAAATTAGTAAAGATAACCAGCACAGCGAGTGCCTCAGGAACTGCATTCTACACACTGAAGCAAGTGCAATTCGGAAAGCGGCTCATAAAATGGGGCatattacccaactttcgtttgtAAACACATCAGAATCGAATTGGCTGCACGTTTGTGTGGCAGGCCGCACCGAAAAGCTCTTTCATCGTCGGTTGGGCCATTCGGTTGCAACTTGTACATATTGGCATTAGACTAATCCAGAGTGCTGCACGCAACAATTTAGTTATTGGTCCCAAAATGTTACCAAGGGCAGAGGTACTCCATAAAACTACACTGAGAAAGGGTATTCTTAGGAACatttttaactaaaattatAGAGGTCTTCTGGATATTACGTATACCACATGTTGGTTAAGaacccattttttttattagcaaAGAGTACTTCTATAACCTGAATATTTCTCCCTCTGTGGCAaatttggtttggttttgttggccaaaagcagACGGAATGGTGACGCACATTAGCCGATAGTGCGAGTCCTGGCCCCAGGTCCTTTTCTCTGTGCCACAGCGAACGTTCAGCGTTTCGTCCTTTTTCATTCTCTTTGCTTGCCACACATGCACACACACTCGCTAACTGATGGCCATTATCAGCATCATTATGTGGCATTAGGAACCGTGCCACCATGATGATGATGTCGTTGCAGCTTAAAGTTGTATGCGATTTATTTGCGGTGGCTGCCCATTTTTCAACTACTTTTCCACTCTCTCCCATGCGAGTGTCTGTATGCTTGTGGCAAAAAGTGCAATTGAGCTCATTTAAATAGCATAAATTAAGATGCTTAAGCTCATTAGTTGgagatttttaatttcaaaactgGATGAAAATTGTTTGTAATGACCCCAGGACGAAAACCATAAAACGTGGCAGCTTATCAGTCAAGTGGAGacttaaattttacaaaatgttATATTAATTAGTCTCATTAATGATAATAAGTAAAGTATAGCATGTAAaccatttataaaataataattcacaCTATGGTATATTCGATTCGAATTCTCCGTTACGCGGCAATAGTTGAATATCAAAGATTTATGGAGCCATAAAATGGAGAGTGAATTCGCGAATTATTCCTCATGAATCATGTGCTCCGGCAATCATTCGTTGCCATATCAACTAGGGCACGTGACTCTCGATAAGACCTTCGTACTTAAGATGGTTCCATGGAGCCCATACTGCCTGATAAACAAAGCACTTGACAATCGGGGCTAATACCAATTGAGCAGACATAAGGCTGCCAGGCCACCGCCGCCGTTCCACTTCCCTCTACACTTCTTGGCCAAAATCTTTGACTAATCCTCGCATATAACACAAAGGTTGTGGGCTTATTTGTGTCTTGGTCGGGCCTCAAAGGGATATTAGCTGGCTAAGGCTTGGGGAAGTTATTACATTTGGCAATAAGGGAATTTCAAGAGCCACCAAAGGATTGCAAAGGCTTTTAGGTCTTTAATAAATgccataataattttaaaagtaaaggTACACGAATCTCTAAGCTAGAATACTATTGAAAAGCTTCCAAGCAAACCCATCCAACATACCACCTGCCAAGTTATCAAATGGCATGTCCTTTTTTGGTGGATGATTGATTGATCATTCTGTCAATCAACTGGTGTGATAGAGTTGGGTGGCTCCTGCACTACATAGTCCATATCAGATGCAATACATCGGTGTCGAAATAAGAATTGTCACCTCGGGGTGGCTCCAACGCTAATGGTGACAATGAAGTAATGCCACAACTGGCTTGTGTTGGCCAACTCGTGCTTATACTCAATCATTGATAGTGATTGAAGGAGAAGTGACCAGCCAGCTGAACGGTGAGAGGGTCTGAACGTAATTGGGTTTCGGTTATTCGCCGATTACCTTTCCGAAAAGGCGATAAGCCAACAATTTCCAGCGTCTAACCGGGCCAGAACTGTTCAGTGTTTTGTGTTCTACAATCGCAAAGTGCTTGCGAGCGTGtgataaaaacgaaaaacaaaaaatatagggaacgaaaatatatataaatgttgGCACAAAGATTATGAAGTGAGTGTATTGGTATCGGCTTGTTTAGATTAGCCCTCCAGTCTAATTGGCCATAGAGCTCAGTGGCTCTAAGGCGATCGCACAGTTCTTTCTGCACCGCTGAGGTGGCAGGTCGCGAAAAAATATCATCTCTCTTAATATTTAGTTCTTCCTGATCTAGTGTAAGTGTGGTGTTTCCAAAGTAGACTCATCTAGCCAATAGTGTGTGCTCTAGAGTtgtgcaaaaattaatttattacaaaatatttgcaatcGGAATGATGATTAATTTTATGGCTTTGCCACGTTGGCAATCGGTTGGCTAATAGGATTGTTGGCTTAATATAATCTCAATTTAAAGGCTAACACTACGAGGTTATCAATGTTGTCTGAGATAAGCAGCCGTATCaggctttaaaataaatatttccatattttgaaACCGTTTCGTTTCTAAAGTATTTGACAATTTCATTAAACTTAATAGTAATTAGTTCAACGATAACGTATCTAAGTTGATTATTGATAATCACTCGCTAACATGCGGTTAACGGCGATTTCTATTAGCCAACTATGTGGCCATAATTGGCATGTGTGACGTCAGAGCACGTGATGGATCATGTGGggcgaaaaaaacaaattgagCCACTCAAGCGTCAAGTTGAAATTTGCCACACAAACGATTGGCGGCGTCGATAATATTTTTACGGCCCACCAAACGGATTTCTTAATGAGCCCAGTAACACTGCCTGCAATCCGGCAGCAAACCCAATCCCCCCATGAACCCGTAATTGCGGACATAAACCAGCGGGGAATATAGCACCAGAACGAGAATAGAAATGGAAATGCTTCTCCTCTAGTCGATATAATCAGACATTTGCGTGAAGTTGGCCCACGAAGATTTATGGCCAACTTAAAGGCAATTGTCTGGCCCGTACAGATTTATGGCCAAGACTGATGTACAAAAGTGTACCGATAAGGCTGAGTCTAGCTCTGATTTATCCATCGATAGCCTATGGCGCAAAATCCCCAGCtagttaatcaattttataaaCTGTTGTTGAAATTACCGGAAGAACATTTTCCCAGATGAACTAGATTTCTAGCCAAAGGGATAGACTATTCCAATCTTACGAAGCTTAAAGTAAACACTTATCTAATCATTTGCATTAAAAACcctgaagttttttttaaaatttgttgacaacaaaaaaagtcaTAAACTAGTTGAGTAAACTACCTAAACGTTAAACAATTTTCTTACAAAAAACATGCAACCTTACATAACTTCCACTATTTCCTCTCGCaactaataatttataaatcaatTAAGACATAAAAATTCCTTAAGGTTACTTTCAGACACCATAAATCAGGGGCCTTATATCACTGACACACCCCAATAGTAAAAACTACCAAAATATCACCGGAATAAGGTTTCGGGGTAGACAGCGCGTCTTCTTATCAGTCAGCTGAGAGCGAGAGTCAATCATGGGTTTATGGCCAGACAGGCTTGGCCGCAATCACGGCCAAAAGCATAACCATAAATATCTGTAGGCCAGCACAATCTGTATGCCAAAATCGGTTATCAAAAGACACTGTTGCAGGTCCTGGCCCGGCAATAAGCGTTTGATGCAATAAAAGACTTTCGGGGCTTATTTATAAACCTACTGATTGCCAGTAATTGttaataatttcaaattattAATGCGCTCAGAGCGCTGAATGCCGCCCACTCGAAACACCAGGCACTACGCCAGAGATAACGACCACGACGATCTTGATAGTCCCGGCCGGGCTATATAATCTAATCAGTTCGGTATTGTTCCATGGAGTTTCACTTATGTGATTGATTGCGACACTGAGCACCGGCTACACTCAAGTGGCTGTGAATGGCCCATAAAAAACTGCGTCAGTTGGATCAACAAATCGACAATGTTGAAACAATATGACGACTGGACCCCATTACCACTCGTCAATATACCTAATTATACTATCACTCGACTGCAATTGAGGAAATAAATGGTCCTCCCGACaagcaaattaaataaatgtcaCAATTTGTAAATAGTTTTTGATCAATTACCAAGCAACAAGCACCCTCCACTTATCACTTATTATTAGTTTATTGGAATTGTCCGAATTTTTATTATGAATGGAAATTTTGATGACTCTCTGTGAGGTCCATAAAATAGTCAGCCATAAACCCAAAGGCCactttttatttggaaataaatgAGTTACCAACGTCAACGCAGAACCACGATAAAAAATGATTCACTAttaatatttccaatttatttcAGTGATAGCCCCCGTATCCGATCATGGGAGACATGTTCCGTAGTGAGGAGATGGCCTTGTGCCAGCTCTTCATCCAGCCGGAGGCAGCCTACGCCTCCATAGCCGAGCTGGGCGAGAGTGGGTGTGTCCAGTTTCGGGATCTCAACGAGGAGGTCAGTGCCTTCCAGCGCAAATATGTGACAGAGGTCAGGAGGTGCGATGACATGGAGCGACGACTGCGCTACGTGGAAACCGAGATGAAAAATGATGGTCTGAAGCTGCCTGAACTGAGACAGGACGAGGAGCCGGGAGCACCGAATCCCCGCGAGATTGTGGATCTTGAGGCGCAGCTGGAGAAGACCGAGAACGAACTGCGCGAAATGTCGGCCAACGGAGCCAGCTTGAATGCCAACTACCGGCACATGCAGGAACTCAAAAACGTACTGGAGAACACAACGGGCTTCTTCTCCGACCAGGAGAACATCAACCTGGACATCAATCGCAGGATGTCGATCATCGATCCTAGCCTGCAACAGGTAGGAGGCCAGCGTGGCCAACTGGCCTTCGTGGCCGGAGTCATTAAGCTGGAGAAGTTCTTCAGTTTTGAGCGAATGCTGTGGCGTATCTCCAGGGGAAACATATTTCTGCGCCGCAGCGACATTGATGGACTCTGTGACGACGAGGAAACCGGACGTCCCGTCCTGAAGACTGTTTTCGTGGCCTTCTTCCAGGGCGAGCAGCTGAAGCAGAGGATCAAGAAGGTCTGCGCCGGCTATCATGCTTCTGTCTACCCGTGCCCCAGTTCGCATGCCGAGCGGGCGGAGATGATCAAGGACGTCAATGTCCGATTGGAGGACCTCAAGTTGGTCCTGAGCCAGAGTGCCGATCACCGCAGCCGTGTCCTGAGCTCAGCCTCGAAGCACTTGCCCCGATGGTCCATAATGGTGCGCAAGATGAAGGCCATCTACCACATTCTAAACTACTTCAATCCGGATGTGACGGGCAAGTGCCTGATTGGTGAAGGCTGGGTGCCCACAAACGATATACTCACGGTCCAGGATGCCTTGGCCCGGGCTTCGAAGATCTCGGAGAGCTCCATACCGGCTTTTATGAACGTGATCGAGACCAACGAACAGCCACCTACCTATACCAGAACCAACAAGTTCACCAGTGGCTTCCAAAATCTCGTTGACTCCTACGGAATGGCCTCTTACCGTGAAGTGAATCCTGCGCTGTACGCCTGCATCACTTTCCCCTTCCTGTTTGCCGTGATGTTTGGCGATCTGGGACACGGCCTGATCCTGGTGGCCGTCGCCGCCTACCTGATCATCAAGGAGAAGCAACTGGCCTCCATTCGAGAGGAGATCTTCAACATCTTCTTCAGCGGCCGATACATCATCTTCCTCATGGGCATCTTCTCCATCTACACGGGATTCATTTACAATGATATTTTCTCCAAGTCCATGAACATCTTTGGCTCTGGCTGGCACATGAACTACACCAGAGCAGTGATTGAGGATGAGAATCTAAAGTCGATCACACTGCGACCAAACGATACTGTTTGGAAGACCTACCCCTTCGGCATGGATCCCATTTGGCAGATGGCCGACAACAAGATCATTTTCCTAAACACCTTTAAGATGAAGTTGTCCATCATTGTGGGAGTCCTTCACATGATCTTCGGTGTCTCCATGTCGGTGGTTAACTTTGTCTACTACAAGAAGTACGCCAGCATCTTCCTTGAGTTCCTGCCCCAGGTCTtgttcctgctcctgctcttCGGCTACATGGTCTTCATGATGTTCTTTAAGTGGGTCGTCTACAATGACACCGTCGAAGGAGCTCTCTCGCCAGCCTGTGCTCCTTCCATCCTGATCCTGTTCATCAACATGATTCTGCAAGGCTCCCAGGATACTCCCGAGCCCTGCAAGGAGTTCATGTTCGATGGCCAGAAGACAATTCAGCAGGTCTTTGTCATTGTTGCCATCATATGCATTCCCTGGATGCTACTGGGCAAGCCTCTGTACATCATGCTCAAGCGTAAGACCAGTGGAGCTCCAGAACCCAAGCCAGGTAGTGGTGGTCATGACGACGAGCCCATGGGCGAGATCTTCATCCACCAGGCTATCCACACCATAGAGTATGTGCTCAGTACAGTGTCCCACACGGCGTCTTATCTGCGATTGTGGGCCTTGTCCCTGGCTCATGCACGTAAGTTATATATCTCAActtcaaactaaaaaaattattaaattaaaagtaacATTTCATTAAAAAGAAGTTGCCATGTCGTAGTTAGATACCCGTACTATCAAGAAATCCTTAAACTCTCAGAACAAATCCAATTAGTGATAACTCTATCATTTATGAActcatatatttttatcagCAAAACCAAATCGGTCTATAAAAATACTATTACTCAATTTTTTATTGGAGCATGTCGgccataaaaattataattttaaccCTGACTAGAaaccaatatttaaaaatatttatttatacatttttagaGCTTTCTGAGGTGCTATGGAGCATGGTGTTCTCGATGGGCTTCGGCTATGATAACTACATCGGCAGCATACTCATCTACATATTCTTTGGGGCCTGGGCTTTACTGACAGTCGGCATCCTGGTGCTCATCGAAGGACTCTCCGCCTTCCTACATACACTTCGCTTGCATTGGTAAGATTATAgcttaaatattctttttctgtaaattacaaattaatgTTCGTTTTAGGGTTGAGTTTATGAGCAAATTTTATGAGGGCGCAGGTTACGCCTTCGAGCCATTCGCCTTCAAGACCATTCTGGATGTCAGCGAGGACGACTAGAGAGTAATGGTGATGGCTGAGATGGCGAAAGGGATAGTGAAACAGCGCAGGACGCACTATCCTTCAAgtattttctgtttatttcgtttcgtttcgctttggatttttttatacgaaaaaataaattttcgtttgATATGCATTCTGAATATTTCGCTTTAGTTGGCTCATTTCTGGTTTTGTCAGCCGACGACAAATGTTTGTCATATGCTTTCTGACAGTCTTTCTATGGTCATCCAAGTGACATCTGCAGACACCgactatatatattcatatatccCTACAACTGCACATATCCTGGACAATCTCAAAGCAAATTGCTTTTCATCCTCAATAGCAAGTTTGTGTTTGAGCTCGTCTGtctgccttttttttgtggggcATTAGAAAAGTTGTCATTTGCCGAAATTATGTTGTCAGTTCGACTGTCCATTGGGCATTGAGTTGTGAAATTGCACTCTGgacaatttaaataataatggaaAGGTAGTTTCCATTCAGTTATTCCACAAACTAGGAGAAGGGGAAAATAATAGTTCAATAAGAAGGTCTTTAAAGGATTAGgcattttatagaaaaactTACAAGCGATAAATGCCTCTATTCAATGTAAGCCCTGAGCCCTAGGCTCCTGCTTTTCAGAAGTCCTTTGTTTCCTTTGTTTTTCCAATGCCCTgtactttttgcaaaatatttgcattcgAACTCAATTGGTTGCGTTTCGTGTTTATGGCCTTTTGCTCGTTGGCCAAATTCCACGTGTTCAAGTTCGCGTGTTGATCTTTTTTGGGGCTTTCAGTGTCCCGGCGATGGCATTTgtgccaaaaaatatatttttgtgagTATCGCAGTGCTGACAACTGGCCATAGGAACTGGCAAGTAGGCAGGTGTATCCCAGGTGAGTGGAGAGGTGATCCGGCCAAAACACACGCAATGCAAATAGGAATTGAAACTGTCAGCCAAACGCTTTGAACCCGCATGTCAAATGCTGttttcaaaacaaacaaaaaaacaacaggAAACAGCGACTAAAGGAACAGCTAGAAGGTGTTTCACAGAAATGGAGTGGTGGAACGGAAATACTCTTCGAAATCAAAATACatcaagaaaataaatataagaggttgaacaaaattattaaaaaattcgaactggtataaataaaaactaatatttaactaataaatataactaatattataataaataataattactgaatcttttaaatttaaaaaatctacAATAGTAATAGGAACAATGCACCGACTTTAGAAAGCTCTTGAAATATTAGACACACTGAAGGATCCATTTACTATAGAGTACCTACACTGCCAAAAAGACAATAATTTATCTGTCATCCCGATGGCGATTCTGGCCTAGTAGCTATCGTGGTTTAGTCGTGTTTGTGCAGCTGACATTCTGGTCAAGTTTTTCGTTTCCTCACGCTCCGActgaaaaaatagaaacattttgcattacgtatacgccacgtatcgccatcgccatcgacATCAGAACCGGCATCGGCATTGGCAGTATCGGAAATAAATGCCCGAAATCGAAACggcatataaatatttctgcaaaatacattaaacaaataaatgtttgtCCATACATAGACAGTGAGACTGTGTGGCAGTTGGTCGTAAATTATGTTCTCTGGCCTAATGCATTTGGCCTCGTATTAATCAATGTTTGTGCTGGTCCGAGCACTGTGTGTTTGGCctccattttcatttttccatttttttgcccGTCCTGGGCGCCACTTTATGGACAACTGCGGCATTTGGTCGTgcatttgttttaatttatttgctcGAAcgcatttatttgcatttagtTTCAAAAGTTTCTTTTGAACATTTCCCCCAATTTTTTGTACCGATGtcatttgattttttatgcCTGCTGCGCCAGGGTAAATATAAATCAAACTGCATTTGTTCAGTGTCGCTGATTTGCATTGGGATTTGTTTATAAATCCGCTAAAATACACGAAATCGAAATAATAGTTTTATTCCTGGCCACATACATGCATCCATACAGATATTGCTTTTTAATTGTTCGTACAATtcatattttctttataatttttcaagtttttgtttgtttttattttctgacATATGCAGCCTTCTAATTGAAAGCCATTGCAAAATGTTTCCTTTATTCTATAGATACCAAACATAAATTCCTTTGCTGACCCGGCTTTTATTTCGGGATTTATTCgaaacaattaaataaatatacaatttgttgaattgctttgatataaaattaatgaaatatgcCGCTCATAAAATGGCTAGTTCTTTACTTTTATTGGGGATTTATTTGCTGGCTTTTATAACCATCGAAAATCAGAGCATAAGCCCAAATCTGAAATCTAGATCAACTTCTTGGTGTCCCACTTTTATTATCACTTGCAGGGACACACCACAAAGACCACGTCCAAATCACCGAATCCCAAATTATCCGACTTGGGCTTTACCAGATTTTACGACACCGCGTCCAACAAAGTCCGTAAATCAAAAGCAGATAATTTTCCAACAGCTTCACTTTCTTCTCGCCGGCCTGACCACCTTACCACCTTACCAGTGATTCCACTGAAATGGACAGCGAAggcataaaataattgttcaCTGAGAGAGccacaaattataaaatttttcccCGGCCCTGGAGCTACTAAATTTACATACTCCATGACGATCCACCCACTCAGCTGGACGCACGTTCCAacttttactttatttatgcctcagcttaaaaaaaaaggacaaaatcCTGGTGGGTGGATAGCCCCAGGAGCTGGGGGCTGGGTGGAAAGTAGGAGAAAGCGGGGAAAGTGTGTGAGCACAATTGCGCGtcataaatttgaattattgTGCTCTTTGCATTTGACAACGACTTAAAAG
This region of Drosophila bipectinata strain 14024-0381.07 chromosome 2L, DbipHiC1v2, whole genome shotgun sequence genomic DNA includes:
- the Vha100-5 gene encoding V-type proton ATPase 116 kDa subunit a 1: MGDMFRSEEMALCQLFIQPEAAYASIAELGESGCVQFRDLNEEVSAFQRKYVTEVRRCDDMERRLRYVETEMKNDGLKLPELRQDEEPGAPNPREIVDLEAQLEKTENELREMSANGASLNANYRHMQELKNVLENTTGFFSDQENINLDINRRMSIIDPSLQQVGGQRGQLAFVAGVIKLEKFFSFERMLWRISRGNIFLRRSDIDGLCDDEETGRPVLKTVFVAFFQGEQLKQRIKKVCAGYHASVYPCPSSHAERAEMIKDVNVRLEDLKLVLSQSADHRSRVLSSASKHLPRWSIMVRKMKAIYHILNYFNPDVTGKCLIGEGWVPTNDILTVQDALARASKISESSIPAFMNVIETNEQPPTYTRTNKFTSGFQNLVDSYGMASYREVNPALYACITFPFLFAVMFGDLGHGLILVAVAAYLIIKEKQLASIREEIFNIFFSGRYIIFLMGIFSIYTGFIYNDIFSKSMNIFGSGWHMNYTRAVIEDENLKSITLRPNDTVWKTYPFGMDPIWQMADNKIIFLNTFKMKLSIIVGVLHMIFGVSMSVVNFVYYKKYASIFLEFLPQVLFLLLLFGYMVFMMFFKWVVYNDTVEGALSPACAPSILILFINMILQGSQDTPEPCKEFMFDGQKTIQQVFVIVAIICIPWMLLGKPLYIMLKRKTSGAPEPKPGSGGHDDEPMGEIFIHQAIHTIEYVLSTVSHTASYLRLWALSLAHAQLSEVLWSMVFSMGFGYDNYIGSILIYIFFGAWALLTVGILVLIEGLSAFLHTLRLHWVEFMSKFYEGAGYAFEPFAFKTILDVSEDD